Proteins co-encoded in one Flavivirga eckloniae genomic window:
- a CDS encoding GxxExxY protein, producing the protein MDNNNLTKKIIGAAIEVHRILGPGLLESAYQECLLFELKNLGLNVIKEKTLPITYKDIKLDHGYRIDLLVENKIVIELKTVEAFTDVHFAQILTYMKLGNYPLGLLINFHTKLLKNGIKRFINTPQ; encoded by the coding sequence ATGGATAACAATAATCTAACTAAAAAAATTATCGGAGCAGCTATTGAAGTGCATCGAATTTTAGGTCCAGGATTGTTAGAATCTGCATATCAGGAATGTTTGCTTTTTGAGCTGAAAAACCTTGGCTTAAACGTTATTAAAGAAAAGACACTTCCTATAACATATAAAGACATAAAACTAGATCATGGTTATAGAATCGACTTATTAGTCGAAAACAAAATTGTAATAGAACTCAAAACTGTAGAAGCTTTTACCGACGTTCATTTTGCTCAGATATTAACCTATATGAAATTAGGAAATTATCCGTTAGGGTTATTAATAAATTTTCATACCAAACTTTTAAAAAACGGAATTAAACGATTTATAAATACACCTCAGTGA